Proteins found in one Cetobacterium ceti genomic segment:
- a CDS encoding gamma carbonic anhydrase family protein, producing MIFRLGNHKPQIGKNNHIAESASVIGDVITGENVSIWFSAVLRADMSKIVIGNNSNVQDNCTLHGDTDFPTIVGENVTIGHNCVVHGCTVGDNSIIGMGSTVLNGAIIPKNCLVAAGAVVTAKLVAEEGSLIGGAPARVIKKLSEENIEYLKYAKDVYVDKIEKYKDLERIG from the coding sequence ATGATATTTAGATTAGGTAATCATAAGCCTCAAATAGGAAAAAATAATCATATAGCTGAAAGTGCCTCTGTAATTGGAGATGTAATCACTGGAGAAAATGTATCTATATGGTTTTCTGCTGTTTTAAGAGCGGATATGAGTAAAATTGTAATTGGAAATAATAGTAATGTTCAAGATAATTGTACTTTACATGGAGATACAGATTTCCCAACTATAGTGGGAGAAAATGTAACTATAGGGCATAACTGTGTTGTTCATGGATGTACAGTAGGAGATAATTCTATTATAGGAATGGGTTCAACTGTATTAAATGGAGCAATTATTCCAAAAAATTGTTTAGTGGCAGCGGGAGCTGTTGTAACAGCAAAGTTAGTTGCTGAGGAGGGTTCTTTAATAGGAGGAGCTCCTGCTAGGGTAATAAAAAAATTATCTGAAGAAAATATAGAGTATTTAAAATATGCTAAAGATGTATATGTGGACAAAATAGAAAAATATAAAGACTTAGAAAGAATAGGATAG
- the trmD gene encoding tRNA (guanosine(37)-N1)-methyltransferase TrmD, giving the protein MKINILTLFPEFFNSFKEHSIVKRAVEREQVEINIVNIRDFAEGRHRQCDDIPFGGGAGMVMKPEPLMKAIDSVGGLVLYTSPQGKKFNQEMAVEMSSLEEITIIAGHYEGIDERVVESKVDMEVSLGDFVLTGGELPAMVISDAIIRLVPGVIKKESYENDSFFNGLLDYPHYTRPAEYEGLKVPDVLMSGHHKNIDEWRLKQSLKRTYLRRRELLKNREFTKLEKKLMEEIKREVENDI; this is encoded by the coding sequence GTGAAAATTAATATTTTAACTTTGTTTCCAGAATTTTTTAACTCTTTTAAGGAACATAGTATTGTAAAAAGAGCTGTTGAAAGAGAGCAAGTAGAAATAAATATTGTAAACATTAGAGATTTTGCCGAGGGTAGACATAGACAATGTGACGATATACCCTTTGGAGGAGGGGCTGGAATGGTTATGAAGCCAGAGCCTCTTATGAAAGCCATTGATTCCGTGGGAGGGCTTGTGTTATACACTTCACCTCAAGGTAAAAAATTTAATCAAGAGATGGCTGTTGAAATGTCTAGCTTAGAGGAAATAACTATAATAGCAGGCCATTATGAAGGAATAGATGAAAGAGTTGTTGAAAGTAAAGTTGATATGGAAGTATCCCTAGGAGATTTTGTTTTAACTGGTGGAGAGCTTCCTGCTATGGTAATATCAGATGCAATTATAAGACTTGTTCCTGGAGTAATAAAAAAAGAATCCTATGAAAATGATTCATTTTTCAATGGTTTATTAGATTATCCTCACTATACAAGACCTGCTGAATATGAGGGATTAAAAGTTCCAGATGTTTTAATGTCAGGACATCATAAAAATATAGATGAATGGAGATTAAAACAGAGTTTAAAAAGAACATATTTAAGAAGAAGAGAACTTTTAAAAAATAGAGAATTTACAAAATTAGAGAAAAAGCTAATGGAAGAGATTAAAAGGGAGGTAGAAAATGATATTTAG
- a CDS encoding RNA methyltransferase, with the protein MRKAVYLGLVHSPVYNKRGDVVCTSVTNFDIHDISRTCRTYDVNQYHIIVSVDAQKKLTERIIGYWQEGMGAGYNRDREEAFGRTRVYESIEKSIAEIEAREGKKPLIITTSAKTFSNSIGYKALSEKIFEDDRPYLLLFGTGWGLIDEVMDMSDYILEPIRGKAEYNHLSVRSAVSIILDRLLGEN; encoded by the coding sequence ATGAGAAAAGCAGTTTATCTAGGGTTAGTACACTCACCTGTATATAATAAAAGAGGAGATGTTGTTTGTACGTCAGTTACAAATTTTGATATACATGATATTTCAAGAACTTGTAGAACATACGATGTAAATCAATATCATATTATTGTATCTGTAGATGCTCAAAAGAAGTTAACAGAGAGAATAATAGGTTACTGGCAAGAAGGTATGGGAGCTGGCTACAATAGAGATAGAGAGGAAGCTTTTGGAAGAACAAGAGTGTATGAATCTATAGAAAAAAGTATTGCTGAAATAGAAGCTAGAGAGGGTAAAAAACCTTTAATAATAACTACATCAGCAAAAACTTTTTCAAATTCAATAGGATATAAAGCTCTATCTGAAAAAATATTTGAAGATGATAGACCATATTTATTACTATTTGGAACTGGTTGGGGATTAATTGATGAAGTTATGGATATGTCTGATTATATCTTAGAACCAATTAGAGGAAAAGCAGAATATAACCATTTATCTGTAAGATCTGCAGTATCAATTATACTTGATAGATTATTAGGAGAAAACTAA
- a CDS encoding PolC-type DNA polymerase III — protein sequence MKKGEIRIKPQRNIFKDMGIDNIDVKEIIFNKRTKEMDMLCVVASPKDLEKLDKVYKDLKNKFGNDIEIGFKIEYLEKEITREEFLEIVEKVIENLKRVNAISRSFLYLYRISINNKNINIELKNELAVETLYGSNINARLEILLENYGVEGYSVKFISGDFSSEMKNYEKEQEKIFLNLNKKMDEEQEKINKEKTPKEEVIIKPAKGYSPNSGGGNKKREIKGTPISIQEFRELIENELAIVEGEVFVMDSRELRSGKFLITFRITNGEDSITAKIFVDKPEDVDIKPGEFIKVSGRKQIDRFEENEEIIMISSINKLDKTKELKEDRAETKMVELHTHSKMSEMVGVTEIKELIKKAMDYGHKAMAITDYGVAHSFPFAYKAAKGKDFKVIFGCEMYMVDDLAPMVRNPKDIEIDKDTYVVFDLETCGLNSHENEIIEIGAVKLEGRRIVDRYSQLVNPKKDIPKKIQEITSITNDMVANMPTIDEVLPKFMEFVGDATMVAHNSTFDMSFIRRDVKKYMNMDYDPAVIDTLQMARDLFPELRAYGLGRLTKYLGVALENHHRAVDDSQATANMFIIFLEKYLDKGITNQKDITGAFPLNYQKQGTINVMVLVQNQIGLKNIYRLISEAHIDYFGNKKPRILKSKLEELREGLIFGAPMSMHFMNSGELPEYYLYGDYKMLEKAMDFYDYVELQPKITYSELLDEDDTGTIKDLEAIEKMNKYMYDLAKKKGKIVTASSNVHYLDEWEAKIRSILLYGSGSVFRKNQYMVDNGFYFRTTDELLEEFSYLGEERAKEVVVTNTNKMADSIEEVQPIPSGFYPPKIENAENIVRDMTYETAYKIYGNPLPEIVEQRLERELKAIIGNGFSVLYLSAQKLVKRSLDHGYLVGSRGSVGSSLVAYMMGITEVNALYPHYLCTDEQCKHSEFIEREGAGVDLPEKNCPKCGKPMKRDGHSIPFEVFMGFNGDKVPDIDLNFSGEYQSEIHRYCEQLFGKENVFKAGTISTLAEKNAEGYVRKYFEEHDKPVGKAEIIRLAKKVEGAKKTTGQHPGGMIVVPQGNSIYEFCPVQKPANDQSSDSITTHYDYHVMDEQLVKLDILGHDDPTTIKLLQEYTGVDIYDIPLGDPDTVKLFSSTESLGITPEDINSVVGTFGVPEFGTHFVRQMLVDTKPTTFAELVRISGLSHGTDVWLNNAQEFVREGKATLSQVISVRDDIMNFLIDQGIEKGTAFKIMEFVRKGRPGKDPDQWEKYSELMKEHAVPEWYIESCRRIKYMFPKGHAVAYVMMAMRIAYFKVHYPLAFYAAYLSRKVEDFDYEIMRELDSVKEKIEELSKEPKLDVKKKAQLAVCEIIVEMRARGIEFLDLDIYKSQGNKFTIEDGKIRIPLMGLNGLGASVMENILKERELGRFISYEDFKRRTKISQTTVDKLKMYNAIEALSETNQISLF from the coding sequence ATGAAAAAAGGCGAAATAAGGATAAAGCCCCAAAGAAATATATTTAAAGATATGGGGATTGATAATATAGATGTTAAGGAAATCATTTTCAATAAAAGAACAAAGGAAATGGATATGCTTTGTGTAGTTGCAAGTCCAAAGGATTTAGAAAAATTAGATAAAGTATATAAGGATTTAAAAAATAAATTTGGAAATGATATTGAAATAGGATTTAAAATTGAATATTTAGAAAAGGAAATAACTAGGGAAGAATTTTTAGAAATTGTGGAAAAAGTTATAGAAAATTTAAAAAGAGTAAATGCAATTTCTAGATCTTTCTTATATTTATATAGAATAAGTATAAATAATAAAAATATAAATATAGAACTTAAAAATGAACTTGCTGTGGAAACCTTATATGGATCAAATATAAATGCAAGATTGGAAATATTACTTGAGAATTATGGAGTAGAAGGATATTCTGTAAAATTTATTTCTGGAGATTTTTCTAGCGAAATGAAAAATTATGAAAAGGAACAGGAAAAAATATTTCTAAATCTAAATAAAAAAATGGATGAAGAGCAAGAAAAAATTAATAAGGAAAAAACTCCAAAGGAAGAGGTAATAATAAAACCAGCTAAGGGATATAGTCCGAATAGTGGTGGGGGGAATAAAAAGAGAGAGATAAAAGGAACTCCTATTAGTATTCAAGAGTTTAGAGAATTAATTGAAAATGAACTTGCCATAGTAGAAGGGGAAGTTTTTGTAATGGATTCTAGAGAATTAAGAAGTGGAAAATTTTTAATTACATTTAGAATAACTAATGGTGAGGATTCAATAACTGCTAAGATATTTGTGGATAAACCAGAGGATGTAGATATTAAACCTGGAGAGTTTATTAAAGTAAGTGGAAGAAAACAAATTGATAGATTTGAAGAAAATGAAGAGATTATAATGATTAGTTCTATAAATAAATTAGATAAAACTAAAGAACTAAAAGAAGATAGAGCAGAAACTAAAATGGTTGAACTACATACTCACAGTAAAATGAGTGAAATGGTAGGAGTTACTGAAATAAAAGAGTTAATAAAAAAAGCTATGGACTATGGGCATAAAGCTATGGCTATTACCGATTATGGAGTTGCTCACTCTTTTCCATTTGCATATAAAGCAGCAAAGGGAAAGGATTTTAAAGTAATATTTGGTTGTGAAATGTATATGGTAGATGACTTAGCTCCAATGGTTCGTAATCCAAAAGATATTGAAATTGATAAGGATACTTATGTAGTATTTGACCTTGAAACTTGTGGATTAAATTCTCATGAAAATGAGATTATAGAAATAGGTGCTGTTAAATTAGAGGGAAGAAGAATAGTTGATAGATATTCTCAACTTGTTAATCCTAAAAAGGATATTCCTAAAAAAATTCAAGAAATTACAAGTATAACAAATGATATGGTGGCTAATATGCCAACTATAGATGAAGTTTTACCAAAATTTATGGAGTTTGTAGGAGATGCTACAATGGTAGCTCATAATTCAACATTTGATATGAGTTTTATAAGAAGAGATGTAAAAAAATATATGAATATGGATTATGATCCAGCTGTAATAGATACGTTACAAATGGCAAGGGATCTTTTTCCTGAACTTAGAGCTTATGGATTAGGAAGACTTACAAAATACTTAGGAGTTGCTCTAGAAAATCACCATAGAGCTGTTGATGACTCCCAAGCTACGGCAAATATGTTTATTATATTTTTAGAGAAGTATTTAGATAAAGGAATTACAAATCAAAAGGATATAACAGGTGCCTTTCCTTTAAATTATCAAAAACAGGGAACTATAAATGTGATGGTTTTAGTTCAAAATCAAATTGGATTAAAAAATATATATAGATTAATATCAGAAGCTCATATAGATTATTTTGGAAATAAAAAACCTAGAATTTTAAAATCAAAATTAGAAGAATTAAGAGAAGGATTAATTTTCGGAGCACCAATGTCTATGCATTTTATGAATAGTGGAGAATTACCAGAATATTATTTATATGGAGATTATAAAATGCTTGAAAAAGCAATGGACTTCTATGATTATGTAGAATTACAGCCTAAGATAACATATAGTGAACTTTTAGATGAGGATGATACGGGAACAATTAAAGATTTAGAAGCTATAGAAAAAATGAATAAATATATGTATGACCTAGCTAAAAAGAAGGGAAAAATTGTAACAGCTTCATCAAATGTCCATTATTTAGATGAATGGGAAGCAAAAATAAGAAGCATATTACTTTATGGTAGTGGAAGTGTCTTTAGAAAAAATCAATATATGGTAGACAATGGATTTTATTTTAGAACTACAGATGAACTTTTAGAAGAATTTTCCTATTTAGGAGAGGAGAGAGCAAAGGAAGTTGTAGTTACTAATACTAATAAAATGGCAGATTCTATAGAAGAAGTTCAGCCAATACCAAGTGGGTTTTATCCTCCTAAAATAGAGAATGCAGAAAATATAGTTAGAGATATGACCTATGAGACTGCTTATAAAATATATGGAAATCCTCTTCCAGAAATAGTAGAACAAAGACTTGAAAGGGAATTAAAGGCTATTATAGGAAATGGATTCTCTGTACTTTATTTATCTGCTCAAAAATTAGTTAAAAGATCATTGGATCATGGATATTTAGTTGGGTCAAGAGGTTCCGTAGGATCTTCCCTAGTAGCATATATGATGGGGATTACAGAGGTTAATGCACTATATCCTCACTATTTATGTACAGATGAACAGTGTAAGCATTCAGAGTTTATAGAAAGAGAAGGAGCTGGGGTTGACTTACCAGAAAAAAATTGTCCAAAGTGTGGAAAGCCTATGAAAAGAGATGGACACTCTATACCATTTGAGGTATTTATGGGATTCAATGGAGATAAAGTACCAGATATTGACCTTAACTTTTCAGGAGAATATCAATCGGAAATCCATAGATATTGTGAACAATTATTTGGTAAAGAAAACGTATTTAAAGCAGGAACAATCTCTACTTTAGCAGAAAAAAATGCGGAAGGATATGTTAGAAAGTACTTTGAAGAGCATGATAAACCTGTAGGTAAAGCGGAAATAATAAGATTGGCCAAAAAAGTTGAAGGTGCTAAAAAGACAACAGGACAACACCCTGGAGGGATGATAGTTGTTCCCCAAGGAAATTCAATTTATGAATTTTGTCCAGTACAAAAACCAGCAAATGATCAAAGTAGTGATTCCATAACAACTCACTATGACTATCACGTTATGGATGAACAGTTGGTAAAATTAGATATTTTAGGTCATGATGACCCCACTACTATAAAACTTCTTCAAGAGTATACAGGGGTAGATATTTACGATATACCATTAGGTGATCCAGATACAGTTAAGCTATTTTCAAGTACAGAATCACTAGGAATTACTCCAGAAGATATTAACTCTGTAGTAGGAACATTTGGTGTTCCAGAATTTGGAACTCATTTTGTAAGACAAATGCTTGTAGATACAAAACCAACTACATTTGCAGAATTAGTAAGAATATCAGGACTATCTCATGGAACAGATGTATGGCTAAATAATGCTCAAGAATTTGTTAGAGAGGGAAAAGCAACCCTATCTCAAGTAATTTCCGTTCGTGATGACATAATGAACTTCTTAATAGATCAAGGAATAGAAAAGGGAACAGCCTTTAAAATAATGGAGTTTGTAAGAAAGGGTAGACCAGGGAAAGACCCTGACCAATGGGAAAAATATTCAGAACTTATGAAAGAACATGCAGTTCCTGAATGGTATATAGAATCTTGTAGAAGAATTAAATATATGTTCCCTAAGGGGCATGCTGTTGCTTATGTTATGATGGCCATGAGAATAGCTTATTTTAAAGTTCACTATCCACTAGCCTTTTATGCAGCATATTTAAGTAGAAAAGTAGAAGATTTTGACTATGAGATAATGAGAGAGTTAGATAGTGTTAAAGAAAAAATAGAAGAACTATCTAAGGAACCTAAATTAGATGTTAAGAAAAAAGCTCAGTTAGCTGTATGTGAAATAATAGTAGAAATGAGAGCTAGAGGAATAGAATTTTTAGATTTAGATATTTATAAATCTCAAGGGAATAAATTTACCATAGAAGATGGGAAAATCAGAATTCCTCTTATGGGATTAAATGGTCTAGGTGCATCGGTAATGGAAAATATTTTAAAAGAAAGAGAATTGGGAAGATTCATTTCCTATGAAGATTTTAAAAGAAGAACAAAAATATCTCAAACAACAGTGGATAAATTAAAAATGTATAATGCAATCGAAGCTTTAAGTGAAACAAACCAAATATCATTATTCTAG
- a CDS encoding DMT family transporter, translating into MEVSRNLKKEYIGAGLVCLAATLWGLDGIVLTPRLYQLNVAYVVFVLHLLPFLGMSLLFGRSEIKKIVKLPKSDLFYYFLIALFGGSIGTLAIVKALFIVNFNHLTVVTLLQKLQPVFAIVLARIILGEKIGKNFIFWAIVALMSGYILTFQFHLPQLHDSEHIGLACIYAIIAAFSFGSSTVFGKRILSNSSFLTAMYTRYMFTSIIMFLIVGWTGNFHWFTMTTKFQWMIFCIIAMTTGSGAVLLYYKGLKSIKANVATICELCFPVSSILFDYIFNGHLLSEIQSIAVIILLFSIYRITKNQK; encoded by the coding sequence ATGGAAGTATCAAGAAATTTAAAAAAAGAGTATATAGGTGCAGGTTTAGTTTGTTTAGCAGCGACACTTTGGGGGTTAGATGGAATAGTTCTAACACCTAGGTTATATCAATTAAATGTAGCTTATGTGGTATTTGTACTACACCTTTTACCATTTTTAGGAATGAGTTTATTATTTGGTAGAAGTGAAATAAAAAAAATAGTTAAATTGCCAAAATCAGATTTATTTTATTATTTTTTAATTGCACTTTTCGGTGGAAGTATAGGAACATTAGCCATTGTAAAAGCTCTTTTTATAGTTAATTTTAATCATTTAACAGTGGTAACTTTATTACAAAAACTTCAACCAGTTTTTGCCATTGTTTTAGCAAGAATTATATTAGGAGAAAAAATTGGGAAAAACTTTATATTTTGGGCTATAGTCGCCTTAATGAGTGGATATATCTTAACTTTCCAATTTCATTTGCCCCAACTTCATGATAGTGAACATATTGGATTAGCCTGTATTTATGCTATTATTGCAGCTTTTTCTTTTGGAAGTTCGACAGTATTTGGAAAAAGAATATTAAGTAATTCTTCATTTTTAACAGCGATGTACACAAGATATATGTTTACATCAATAATTATGTTTTTAATTGTTGGTTGGACAGGAAATTTTCATTGGTTTACTATGACTACAAAATTTCAATGGATGATATTTTGTATAATTGCTATGACTACAGGAAGTGGAGCAGTACTATTGTATTACAAGGGATTAAAGAGTATTAAAGCTAACGTAGCAACCATTTGTGAATTATGTTTTCCAGTATCTTCAATACTATTTGATTATATATTTAATGGTCATCTTTTAAGTGAAATTCAAAGCATAGCTGTTATAATTTTACTATTTTCTATATATAGAATAACAAAAAATCAGAAATAG
- the rimM gene encoding ribosome maturation factor RimM (Essential for efficient processing of 16S rRNA), with protein MDLLVVAKISGTHHLKGAVKVLSNVDELDIVIGNKVIVELGNGSTKVLTMKEASPLVGKKWAVEFEEITNKTEASLLQGGLIKVRRDILDIEEDEYLVNDVIGMKVYEENGDYLGEVQDIFETAAHDIFVVESEEFETMIPDIDVFVKDVNFDKHEMRVSLIDGMKEKKK; from the coding sequence ATGGATTTATTAGTAGTTGCAAAAATTTCTGGAACACATCATTTAAAAGGAGCTGTTAAGGTTTTATCAAATGTTGATGAGCTAGATATTGTTATAGGAAATAAAGTTATTGTAGAATTAGGAAATGGAAGCACAAAGGTTTTAACTATGAAAGAAGCTTCTCCACTTGTAGGTAAAAAATGGGCTGTAGAATTTGAAGAGATTACAAATAAAACAGAGGCTAGTTTATTACAAGGTGGACTTATAAAAGTAAGAAGAGATATATTAGATATAGAAGAAGATGAATATTTAGTTAATGATGTAATTGGAATGAAAGTATATGAGGAAAATGGGGATTATTTAGGTGAAGTTCAAGATATATTTGAAACTGCTGCCCATGATATTTTTGTTGTTGAAAGCGAAGAGTTTGAAACAATGATTCCTGATATAGATGTATTCGTAAAGGATGTTAATTTTGATAAACATGAAATGAGAGTATCTCTTATAGATGGAATGAAAGAGAAAAAGAAATAA
- a CDS encoding KH domain-containing protein — protein sequence MEKLEKLLSYVIEQLVDKHEDIRITYDLIDDTVTFKVNVAQGEMGKVIGKNGLTANAIRGVMQAAGVKDRLNVNVEFLD from the coding sequence TGGAAAAATTAGAAAAATTATTATCATATGTTATAGAGCAATTAGTTGATAAACATGAGGATATTAGAATAACTTACGATTTAATCGATGATACTGTTACTTTTAAAGTAAATGTTGCCCAAGGAGAAATGGGGAAAGTAATAGGGAAAAATGGGCTTACAGCTAATGCTATAAGAGGAGTTATGCAAGCAGCTGGAGTAAAAGATAGATTAAATGTAAATGTGGAGTTTTTAGATTAA